The Coffea arabica cultivar ET-39 chromosome 1e, Coffea Arabica ET-39 HiFi, whole genome shotgun sequence genome has a window encoding:
- the LOC113712991 gene encoding uncharacterized protein, producing the protein MFHHQPASYLSASLTPISSSLHSAAFKHMASMPLRIASNSVSSLLNLTFDGPCRLASNSGFYGHPDQPLNNIPLSTSASANRRTRRFLSQVPLHATNAPNRETIKSQSSLSFDVVIIGAGIIGLTIARQFLLFSDLSVAILDAAVPCAGATGAGQGYIWRINKTPGAEKWELASRSHQLWVILAESLQHQGLNPLQILGWMKTGSLLVGKTKEESTLLKAKVKQLCDAGLEAVFLSNQDLLLKEPALVLGKEGTAAYLPDDCQLDARCAVAFLEKENRHFATEGRYAEFYHEPATYLLRSGSSGEVDAVQTSKNTIFSKKAVVMAAGCWTGTLMHELIKSTNIKLDIPVKPRKGHLLVVENFNSFKLNHGLMEAGYVNHQSASLPSTASHKRPLYDAQATSVSMTATMDTSGNLILGSSRQLLGFNVDVDESIINRIWQRAAEFFPALTEKSLDELKKNRAVRVGLRPYMPDGKPVIGPVPGWSNFYIAAGHEGEGLTLALGTAEMIVDMVLGNPGKVDPKPYAVDRCCT; encoded by the exons ATGTTCCATCATCAGCCGGCATCATACCTTTCCGCTTCCCTCACTCCCATCAGTAGCAGTCTTCACTCTGCTGCCTTCAAACACATGGCTTCGATGCCTCTAAGAATCGCCTCAAACTCCGTTTCGAGTCTTCTAAATCTAACATTTGATGGCCCTTGTCGTTTAGCTTCGAATTCAGGTTTTTATGGTCACCCGGACCAGCCGCTGAATAATATACCTCTGTCTACTTCAGCTTCAGCTAATAGAAGGACTCGTAGATTTCTGTCCCAAGTTCCGCTCCATGCTACCAATGCGCCCAACCGGGAAACTATTAAGTCCCAATCCTCCCTTTCCTTCGACGTCGTCATCATTGGCGCCGGAATCATCGGGTTGACCATCGCCCGACAGTTCCTCCTCTTTTCGGATCTCTCCGTCGCCATACTTGATGCTGCCGTCCCTTGTGCTGGTGCCACTGGAGCTG GGCAGGGGTACATATGGAGGATAAACAAGACACCTGGAGCTGAAAAATGGGAGCTAGCATCTAGAAGCCATCAATTGTGGGTTATTCTGGCTGAGAGCTTGCAACATCAGGGCTTGAATCCTTTGCAGATTCTTGGATGGATGAAGACTG GAAGTTTATTGGTTGGTAAAACGAAGGAGGAATCTACCTTGTTGAAGGCGAAGGTGAAGCAACTATGTGATGCTGGGTTGGAGGCAGTGTTCTTGTCCAACCAAGATTTGCTGTTGAAAGAACCTGCGCTTGTGCTCGGAAAGGAAGGTACGGCGGCTTATTTACCTGATGACTGCCAATTAGATGCTCGATGTGCAGTTGCATTCCTTGAGAag GAGAACAGGCATTTTGCCACTGAAGGGAGATATGCTGAATTTTATCATGAGCCTGCAACCTATTTGTTGAG ATCTGGCAGCAGTGGAGAGGTTGATGCTGTTCAGACTTCGAAGAATACAATTTTCAGCAAGAAGGCTGTTGTTATGGCAGCTGGTTGTTGGACTGGAACTCTGATGCATGAGTTGATTAAGAGTACAAACATTAAATTGGATATCCCCGTAAAGCCTCGAAAG GGCCACCTGCTTGTGGTTGAGAATTTTAATTCCTTCAAACTAAATCATGGTCTCATGGAGGCCGGATATGTTAATCACCAATCTGCATCTCTGCCATCCACTGCTTCTCATAAAAGACCCCTCTATGATGCCCAGGCTACATCTGTCTCAATGACAGCCACTATGGATACCTCAGGAAACCTAATTCTCG GAAGCAGCCGGCAGCTTTTAGGGTTCAATGTGGACGTAGATGAGTCCATCATCAACCGCATTTGGCAGAGGGCTGCAGAGTTCTTTCCTGCATTGACAGAAAAATCTCTGGATGAGTTGAAGAAAAATAGAGCAGTGAGAGTTGGACTAAGACCTTACA TGCCTGATGGGAAACCAGTGATTGGACCTGTTCCTGGATGGTCAAACTTCTATATTGCTGCAGGGCATGAAGGTGAAGGACTAACATTG GCTCTAGGGACTGCTGAAATGATTGTTGATATGGTGTTGGGCAATCCTGGGAAGGTTGATCCCAAACCATATGCTGTGGATCGGTGTTGTACATGA
- the LOC140019837 gene encoding uncharacterized protein produces the protein MEVMFTPFREPGCNPRFMRMYCCLGPLKKGFKDGCRPILCLDGCHIKGRYPGQLLTAIAVDPNNGFWPVAWAAVEKEATEQWRWFLTLLSGDLEIQNQGHYTFMSDQQKGLDRSLAEVLPNSEHRYCVQHMYRNFKNKHPGLGLKDRLWHIASTTTVEHFNQALDDLETYDKEAHAWVKKGPHPRHWCKTFFSKHTQCDMLVNNLCELFNAHILEVRDQPIISMMEAIREYLMERIQKRRAAMEKYKLDGGPLIREIVEERVKSAAQWEITWNSGSGYQAKGPRGAQFAVDLDKNECTCNL, from the exons ATGGAGGTTATGTTCACTCCATTTAGAGAACCTGGATGTAATCCAAGGTTCATGAGGATGTACTGCTGCCTTGGCCCACTGAAGAAAGGCTTTAAAGATGGGTGCAGACCTATTTTGTGTTTGGATGGATGTCATATTAAAGGTAGATACCCAGGCCAGCTGTTGACAGCTATTGCAGTGGATCCTAACAATGGCTTTTGGCCAGTTGCATGGGCAGCTGTTGAAAAGGAGGCCACGGAACAATGGAGATGGTTCCTAACCCTCTTGAGTGGCGACCTGGAAATACAGAACCAGGGACATTATACTTTCATGTCTGACCAGCAGAAG GGACTGGACAGATCACTCGCAGAGGTTCTACCAAATTCTGAACACAGATACTGTGTTCAACACATGTATAGGAATTTCAAGAATAAACATCCAGGATTAGGTTTAAAGGATCGATTGTGGCATATAGCAAGCACCACAACAGTTGAACATTTCAACCAAGCCTTGGATGACCTTGAAACCTATGACAAAGAAGCACATGCATGGGTGAAGAAGGGACCACACCCTCGACATTGGTGTAAGACCTTTTTTTCCAAACATACACAGTGTGATATGTTGGTTAATAACCTGTGTGAATTATTTAATGCCCATATTTTAGAGGTTAGGGACCAGCCTATTATTTCCATGATGGAGGCTATTAGGGAATACCTGATGGAAAGGATCCAAAAGAGAAGGGCAGCAATGGAAAAATACAAGTTAGATGGTGGACCACTCATTAGAGAAATTGTGGAAGAAAGGGTCAAAAGTGCAGCACAATGGGAAATAACATGGAATTCAGGCTCAGGTTATCAAGCAAAAGGGCCACGGGGAGCCCAATTTGCTGTTGACCTTGACAAAAATGAGTGCACCTGCAATTTGTGA